One region of Thalassophryne amazonica chromosome 16, fThaAma1.1, whole genome shotgun sequence genomic DNA includes:
- the dnajc7 gene encoding dnaJ homolog subfamily C member 7 — MATEQCGAMSTDSDIELLCAEELEREAEGFKEQGNAFYIKKDYAEAFNYYTKAIDTCPKNASYYGNRAATLMMLCRYREALEDSQQAVRLDNTFMKGHLREGKCHLLLGNAMAASRCFQKVLELEPDNSQAQQELKNAESILEYERMAEIGYEKRDFRMVVFCMDRALVSATACHRFKILKAESLALLGRYPEAHSVASDILRMDCTNADALYVRGLCLYYEDCIDKAVQFFVQALRMAPDHDKARLACKNAKALKAKKEEGNKAFKEGNFEAACDLYSEALTIDPNNIKTNAKLYCNRATVGSKLKKLDQAIEDCTKAIKLDETYIKAYLRRAQCYMDTEQYEEAVRDYEKVYQTEKTKENKQRLKDAQLELKKSKRKDYYKVLGVDKNASEDEIKKAYRKRALLHHPDRHSGASPEVQKEEEKKFKEVGEAFSVLSDPKKKSRYDSGQDLEDDGMNMADFDANNIFKAFFGGPGGFSFEASGPGNFFFQFG, encoded by the exons ATGGCGACCGAGCAGTGTGGAGCGATGAGCACGGATTCTGACATCGAACTGCTTTGTGCCGAGGAATTAGAAAG GGAAGCAGAGGGCTTCAAAGAACAAGGCAATGCATTTTATATCAAGAAGGATTACGCAGAAGCTTTCAATTACTACACTAAGGCCATAG ACACATGTCCGAAGAATGCAAGTTACTATGGAAACCGAGCAGCCACGCTTATGATGTTGTGTCGATACAGAGAAGCTTTAGAAGATTCCCAACAAGCAGTGCGGTTAGATAACACATTCATGAAG GGTCATTTACGAGAGGGCAAGTGCCACCTGTTGCTTGGCAATGCGATGGCAGCCAGTCGTTGTTTCCAGAAGGTTCTGGAGTTGGAGCCTGACAACAGCCAAGCACAACAAGAG CTGAAGAATGCAGAATCCATCCTGGAGTATGAGAGAATGGCAGAGATTGGATATGAGAAGCGAGACTTTAGGATG GTTGTGTTCTGTATGGACCGTGCCTTGGTATCAGCCACAGCCTGTCACAGGTTTAAGATACTGAAGGCTGAATCCTTAGCGCTACTGGGACGTTACCCCGAGGCCCACTCCGTAGCCAG tGATATCCTGCGAATGGACTGCACTAATGCAGATGCACTCTACGTGCGTGGGCTTTGTCTATACTATGAAGACTGCATTGATAAGGCCGTCCAGTTCTTTGTCCAGGCCCTACGTATGGCTCCAGACCACGATAAGGCTCGGCTTGCTTGCAAG AATGCAAAAGCACTAAAAGCCAAGAAGGAGGAGGGAAACAAAGCGTTCAAGGAGGGAAACTTTGAAGCAGCTTGTGATCTATACTCAGAGGCACTAACAATAGACCCCAACAACATCAAAACTAATGCCAAGCTGTACTGTAATAGAGCCACTGTGGGATCAAAG TTGAAGAAACTAGATCAGGCCATTGAAGACTGCACAAAGGCCATCAAACTGGATGAAACTTACATCAAGGCGTACTTACGGAGAGCACAATG CTACATGGATACAGAGCAGTAtgaagaagctgttagagactatgAGAAAGTTTACCAGACAGAGAAGACAAAAG AAAATAAGCAACGCCTAAAAGACGCCCAGCTGGAGTTGAAGAAAAGCAAGCGAAAAGATTACTATAAAGTGCTCGGGGTGGATAAGAACGCTTCAGAAGATGAGATCAAGAAAGCTTACCGCAAAAGAGCTCTTCTACATCATCCAG ACCGTCATAGTGGTGCTAGTCCTGAGGTGCAGAAGGAAGAAGAAAAGAAGTTTAAGGAGGTGGGGGAGGCTTTCAGTGTACTTTCAGACCCAAAGAAGAAGTCTCGCTACGACAGTGGTCAGGATCTGGAGGACGATGGCATGAACATGGCAG ATTTTGATGCCAACAACATTTTCAAGGCATTCTTCGGCGGCCCTGGAGGGTTTAGTTTTGAAG CATCTGGACCAGGAAATTTCTTCTTCCAGTTTGGTTAA